In one Dermacentor variabilis isolate Ectoservices chromosome 4, ASM5094787v1, whole genome shotgun sequence genomic region, the following are encoded:
- the LOC142580115 gene encoding uncharacterized protein LOC142580115 codes for MVKYADQYFPSRRSLSVSVAAHRGVRIEHLLSMIADKLAGFDVVIVHVGTNNTVDSVSVCMDKYRQLAQGIIERNTMVHVAFSAILPRGQNQYSSWEAQSSWLHDLNDNYEKINTALMQYCHECGCTLLCGLVDNWPSCLSRDGVHPSRFGNKVLADFLYQGACTLSIHLERSRIQQSYNETQAPPS; via the coding sequence ATGGTGAAATACGCGGACCAGTATTTCCCATCGCGTCGTAGTTTGTCAGTCAGTGTTGCCGCGCATAGAGGAGTAAGGATTGAGCATTTGCTGTCGATGATTGCTGACAAGCTAGCTGGTTTTGATGTTGTCATTGTGCACGTTGGCACTAACAACACTGTTGACAGTGTCAGCGTGTGCATGGACAAGTATCGCCAGCTCGCTCAGGGGATCATTGAGAGAAATACCATGGTGCATGTAGCTTTTTCTGCCATTCTTCCTCGGGGGCAGAATCAGTACAGCTCATGGGAAGCTCAGTCCTCATGGTTGCATGACCTGAATGATAACTACGAAAAGATTAACACAGCCCTGATGCAGTACTGCCACGAGTGCGGCTGCACACTCCTGTGTGGTCTCGTGGACAActggcccagttgcctgagcagaGATGGTGTCCACCCGAGCCGCTTTGGTAACAAGGTGCTGGCAGACTTCCTGTACCAGGGGGCCTGCACCCTGTCCATCCATCTGGAGAGAAGCCGCATCCAGCAGTCCTACAATGAGACCCAGGCACCTCCTTCATAG